The Streptomyces sp. NBC_00162 genome window below encodes:
- a CDS encoding zinc ribbon domain-containing protein produces the protein MNAEPADQIRLLDVQALDVRLSQLVHKRKSLPEHAEVDSLTKDLTQQRDLLVAAQTQASDAAREQTKAEQDVDQVRQRAARDQQRLDSGVGISARDLANLQSEVVSLAKRQGDLEDVVLEVMERLEAAQERVTALTASVSALEGKLTDATVRRDAATGELDAEAAKIAKDREVIVGSMPTDLMALYEKIRVKQGGVGAARLYQRRCEGCRLELDMAEVNEIKAAARDQVVRHENCGRILVRTADSGI, from the coding sequence CTGAACGCCGAGCCCGCCGACCAGATCCGACTTCTCGACGTCCAGGCCCTGGACGTGCGGCTGTCTCAGCTCGTCCACAAGCGCAAGTCGCTGCCCGAGCACGCCGAGGTCGACTCGCTGACCAAGGACCTCACCCAGCAGCGCGACCTGCTCGTCGCCGCGCAGACGCAGGCCAGCGACGCCGCCCGCGAGCAGACCAAGGCGGAGCAGGACGTGGACCAGGTGCGCCAGCGCGCCGCCCGCGACCAGCAGCGCCTGGACTCCGGCGTGGGCATCTCGGCCCGGGACCTGGCCAACCTGCAGAGCGAGGTCGTCTCCCTGGCCAAGCGGCAGGGCGACCTGGAGGACGTGGTCCTGGAGGTCATGGAGCGTCTGGAGGCCGCGCAGGAGCGGGTCACCGCACTCACCGCGAGCGTCTCCGCCCTGGAGGGCAAGCTGACGGACGCCACCGTGCGCCGCGACGCCGCCACCGGCGAGCTCGACGCCGAGGCCGCCAAGATCGCCAAGGACCGCGAGGTCATCGTCGGGTCCATGCCGACCGACCTGATGGCCCTGTACGAGAAGATCCGGGTCAAGCAGGGCGGGGTCGGCGCCGCGCGCCTGTACCAGCGCCGCTGTGAGGGCTGCCGCCTCGAGCTCGACATGGCCGAGGTCAACGAGATCAAGGCCGCGGCCCGCGACCAGGTCGTGCGCCACGAGAACTGCGGCCGCATCCTGGTCCGTACGGCCGACTCGGGGATCTGA
- a CDS encoding Nif3-like dinuclear metal center hexameric protein, whose translation MPRLSEVIAALDALWPPSRAEQWDAVGTVCGDPDAEVSRVLFAVDPVQEIADEAVKLGADLIVTHHPLYLRGTTTVEAGTFKGRVVHTLIKNDIALHVAHTNADTADPGVSDALAGALDLRITGPLVPDATDPEGRRGLGRICELDRPETLREFAARAAAWLPQTAQGIRVAGDPDALIRRVAVSGGSGDSLFEQVRAAGVDVFLTADLRHHPVSEAREQSPLALVDAAHWATEWPWCEQAAAQLDAISERHGWGLRTHVSRTVTDPWTAHAPSVTHPSISGAPN comes from the coding sequence GTGCCCCGTCTCTCTGAAGTCATCGCCGCGCTGGACGCTCTCTGGCCCCCCTCGCGGGCCGAGCAGTGGGATGCCGTCGGCACCGTCTGCGGCGACCCCGATGCCGAGGTCTCCCGGGTCCTGTTCGCCGTGGACCCCGTACAGGAGATCGCCGACGAAGCCGTGAAGCTGGGTGCCGACCTGATCGTCACCCACCATCCGCTCTACCTCCGCGGCACCACCACCGTCGAGGCCGGCACCTTCAAGGGCCGCGTCGTGCACACGCTGATCAAGAACGACATCGCGCTGCACGTCGCCCACACCAACGCCGACACCGCCGACCCCGGAGTCTCCGACGCCCTCGCGGGCGCCCTGGACCTGCGGATCACCGGCCCGCTGGTGCCCGACGCCACCGACCCCGAGGGCCGCCGCGGCCTGGGCCGGATCTGCGAACTGGACCGCCCCGAGACGCTGCGCGAGTTCGCCGCGCGCGCCGCGGCCTGGCTGCCGCAGACCGCCCAGGGCATCCGGGTCGCCGGCGACCCGGACGCGCTGATCCGCCGCGTCGCCGTCAGCGGCGGCTCCGGCGACAGCCTCTTCGAGCAGGTCCGCGCCGCCGGCGTGGACGTCTTCCTGACCGCCGACCTGCGCCACCACCCGGTCTCCGAGGCCCGCGAGCAGAGCCCGCTCGCCCTCGTCGACGCCGCCCACTGGGCCACCGAGTGGCCCTGGTGCGAGCAGGCCGCGGCCCAGCTCGACGCGATCTCCGAGCGCCACGGCTGGGGTCTGCGTACCCACGTCTCGCGCACGGTCACCGACCCGTGGACGGCGCACGCGCCGTCCGTCACACACCCTTCTATCTCTGGAGCCCCCAACTGA
- a CDS encoding Zn-dependent alcohol dehydrogenase: MRAALQSEIGQDKLEVVDDMEAVGLGPGKVKIRIKATGLCHSDLSAMSGILPQPAPFIPGHEGSGVVSDVGDGVTSHKIGDRVLVCWLPPCGHCPSCKRGQGHLCLESLVNAGIPNFRRAGGDIFGFAATGTFAEELVVDAKCAVPIPDDVPFDIAALIGCGVTTGLGAAINTAKVEAGSSVAVIGCGGVGISVIQGAKVQGAAQIIAIDPVESRRAAALKFGATEAVAPDAFDDAKNRITGGEGFDYVFEVVGKSATAQTAYKMTRRGGSVVIVGAGAMDDNFQIDMFSLFFDEKKILPSMYGGGDVLRSYERTIALWRAGRVDLASLITHRVQLAEINDALDQMRTGVALRTCIEL; the protein is encoded by the coding sequence GTGCGCGCAGCACTGCAGAGCGAGATCGGACAGGACAAGCTCGAGGTCGTCGACGACATGGAGGCCGTGGGCCTCGGTCCCGGCAAGGTCAAGATCCGCATCAAGGCCACCGGCCTGTGCCACTCCGACCTCTCCGCGATGAGCGGCATCCTGCCGCAGCCCGCCCCCTTCATCCCCGGTCACGAGGGCTCCGGAGTCGTCTCCGACGTCGGCGACGGCGTCACCAGCCACAAGATCGGCGACCGGGTCCTCGTCTGCTGGCTGCCGCCGTGCGGCCACTGTCCGTCCTGCAAGCGCGGCCAGGGCCACCTGTGCCTGGAGAGCCTGGTCAACGCGGGCATCCCCAACTTCCGCCGGGCGGGCGGCGACATCTTCGGATTCGCCGCCACCGGCACCTTCGCCGAGGAGCTCGTGGTCGACGCCAAGTGCGCCGTCCCGATCCCCGACGACGTGCCCTTCGACATCGCCGCGCTCATCGGCTGCGGCGTCACCACCGGCCTCGGCGCGGCCATCAACACCGCCAAGGTCGAGGCCGGCTCCTCCGTCGCCGTCATCGGCTGCGGCGGCGTCGGCATATCCGTCATCCAGGGCGCCAAGGTCCAGGGCGCGGCGCAGATCATCGCCATCGACCCGGTGGAGTCGCGGCGCGCGGCGGCCCTGAAGTTCGGGGCCACCGAGGCGGTCGCGCCGGACGCCTTCGACGACGCCAAGAACCGGATCACCGGCGGCGAGGGCTTCGACTACGTCTTCGAGGTCGTCGGCAAGTCCGCCACCGCGCAGACCGCGTACAAGATGACCCGGCGCGGCGGCAGCGTCGTCATCGTCGGCGCGGGCGCCATGGACGACAACTTCCAGATCGACATGTTCTCGCTCTTCTTCGACGAGAAGAAGATCCTCCCGTCCATGTACGGCGGCGGCGACGTGCTCCGGTCGTACGAGCGCACCATCGCGCTGTGGCGGGCCGGCCGGGTGGACCTGGCGAGCCTGATCACCCACCGGGTACAGCTCGCCGAGATCAACGACGCCCTCGACCAGATGCGTACGGGCGTGGCCCTGCGCACCTGCATCGAACTCTGA
- a CDS encoding 3-oxoacyl-ACP reductase, protein MSLPLEGLSAIVTGAGRGLGRAEAIELARLGASVVVNDFGQPGRDGSGEASAAPAEEVAAEIRAAGGQAVAHLGDVADFEQARELVELAVGSFGKLDILVNNAGILRDRMVFSMSEAEWDSVIRVHLKGHFNTTHFASVHWRERSKAAGGPVYGRIVNTSSEAFLGGSAGQPNYAAAKGGIVGLTTSTALALAKYGVTANAICPRARTRMTEDVFAGFQVPEDGKLDALAPEHVSPLVGYLASPASAKANGQLFVVHGGIVVVMERPKVAAKFDTTKEAFSYEELDEVLTPHYDSRPANETFAATEVLGLKHD, encoded by the coding sequence ATGTCACTGCCACTTGAGGGGCTCTCCGCCATCGTCACCGGCGCGGGCCGCGGGCTCGGCCGCGCCGAGGCGATCGAACTCGCGCGGCTCGGCGCGAGCGTGGTCGTCAACGACTTCGGGCAGCCCGGCCGGGACGGTTCGGGAGAGGCCTCGGCCGCCCCGGCGGAGGAGGTCGCCGCGGAGATCCGGGCCGCGGGCGGACAGGCCGTCGCGCACCTGGGCGACGTGGCCGACTTCGAGCAGGCGCGCGAGCTGGTCGAGCTGGCGGTCGGCAGCTTCGGGAAGCTCGACATCCTGGTCAACAACGCGGGCATCCTGCGCGACCGGATGGTCTTCTCGATGTCGGAGGCGGAGTGGGACTCGGTGATCCGCGTCCACCTCAAGGGCCACTTCAACACCACGCACTTCGCGTCCGTGCACTGGCGGGAGCGGTCGAAGGCGGCGGGTGGCCCGGTCTACGGCCGGATCGTCAACACCTCGTCCGAGGCCTTCCTCGGCGGCTCGGCCGGCCAGCCCAACTATGCGGCGGCCAAGGGCGGCATCGTGGGGCTGACCACCTCCACCGCCCTGGCCCTGGCGAAGTACGGGGTGACGGCCAACGCCATCTGCCCGCGCGCCCGCACCCGGATGACCGAGGACGTCTTCGCCGGCTTCCAGGTCCCGGAGGACGGCAAGCTGGACGCCCTCGCCCCCGAGCACGTCTCGCCGCTCGTCGGCTACCTGGCCTCACCCGCCTCGGCCAAGGCCAACGGACAGCTGTTCGTCGTCCACGGCGGGATCGTGGTCGTCATGGAACGCCCCAAGGTGGCCGCGAAGTTCGACACGACCAAGGAGGCCTTCTCCTACGAGGAGCTCGACGAGGTCCTGACCCCGCACTACGACTCCCGCCCGGCGAACGAGACCTTCGCCGCGACGGAGGTGCTCGGCCTCAAGCACGACTGA
- a CDS encoding MerR family transcriptional regulator → MRIGEIAALVGVTTRAIRHYHHVGLLPEPERRPNGYRAYSVRDAVLLARVRRLTELGLSLDEVCDVLADDAGRELADVLEELDADLARQEAEIGERRRRLAALLAAPPGEVEPLSPALAALLAKAPATDSPAAAMDREHLTLLDASGPGGEELYAALGPLAADPAVLALYERLDALADAPVDDPRIPALAAELVAAVPDEAFAAIPAGGAVVAGFKEALLAEYAPAQAEVVRRVMEAFMERGRG, encoded by the coding sequence ATGCGGATCGGAGAGATCGCCGCGCTCGTCGGGGTCACGACCCGGGCGATCCGGCACTACCACCATGTCGGGCTGCTCCCGGAACCGGAGCGGCGCCCCAACGGCTACCGGGCCTACAGCGTCCGCGACGCCGTCCTGCTGGCCCGCGTGCGCCGGCTCACCGAGCTCGGGCTCAGCCTCGACGAGGTGTGCGACGTCCTCGCGGACGACGCCGGGCGCGAACTGGCCGACGTACTCGAAGAGCTCGACGCCGACCTGGCCCGCCAGGAGGCCGAGATCGGCGAGCGCAGGCGGCGGCTCGCGGCGCTGCTGGCCGCCCCGCCCGGGGAGGTCGAACCGCTCTCGCCCGCGCTCGCCGCGCTGCTGGCCAAGGCGCCGGCCACCGACTCGCCGGCCGCCGCCATGGACCGCGAGCACCTGACGCTGCTCGACGCCTCGGGCCCGGGCGGCGAGGAGCTCTACGCGGCGCTCGGGCCGCTGGCCGCCGATCCCGCGGTGCTCGCCCTGTACGAGCGGCTGGACGCGCTCGCCGACGCCCCCGTGGACGATCCGCGGATCCCGGCCCTGGCCGCGGAGCTGGTCGCGGCCGTTCCCGACGAGGCGTTCGCCGCGATCCCCGCCGGGGGCGCGGTCGTGGCCGGGTTCAAGGAGGCACTGCTCGCCGAGTACGCCCCCGCGCAGGCGGAAGTCGTACGCCGGGTCATGGAGGCGTTCATGGAGAGGGGACGGGGATGA
- a CDS encoding bifunctional RNase H/acid phosphatase yields the protein MPQFVVEADGGSRGNPGPAGYGSVVLDPATGETLAERAEYIGVATNNVAEYKGLIAGLKAARELAPDAQVLVRMDSKLVVEQMSGRWKIKHPDMKPLAAEAAKILPRAQVTYQWIPREKNKHADRLANEAMDAGKRGKQWEPSASSAALDHGAARAVASGGVPGDAAKGAAAVRAALASGGGTGTGAAEAADTRAARSTGSAEAGGTGTLFGEAGALAPGRAPALAGRVPAPAAGSGSAVEDAAPEAGRTRTTAGSQGWGPDMGTPATFVLLRHGETALTPQKRFSGSGGSDPELSPAGRRQASAVAEALAARGTVQTVISSPLRRCRETAQAVADRLGLTVTVEEGLREVDFGAWEGLTFAEVRERFPDDLQAWLDSPRAAPTGGGESFTTATRRISATRDRLLAEHAGRTVLLVSHVTPVKILVRLALGAPPESLFRMELSAASLSAVAYYADGNASVRLLNDTSHLR from the coding sequence ATGCCGCAGTTTGTCGTGGAGGCGGACGGCGGTTCACGGGGCAACCCGGGGCCCGCTGGCTACGGCTCGGTCGTCCTCGACCCGGCGACGGGCGAGACGCTGGCCGAGCGCGCGGAGTACATCGGCGTCGCGACGAACAACGTGGCGGAGTACAAGGGCCTGATCGCCGGGCTCAAGGCGGCCCGCGAGCTGGCGCCGGACGCGCAGGTCCTGGTCCGGATGGACTCCAAGCTGGTCGTCGAGCAGATGTCGGGCCGCTGGAAGATCAAGCATCCGGACATGAAGCCGCTGGCCGCCGAGGCCGCGAAGATCCTGCCGCGCGCCCAGGTGACGTACCAGTGGATCCCGCGCGAGAAGAACAAGCACGCGGACCGGCTCGCCAACGAGGCGATGGACGCGGGCAAGCGCGGCAAGCAGTGGGAGCCGTCGGCCTCCTCGGCCGCCCTCGACCACGGTGCGGCCCGCGCCGTGGCCTCCGGCGGCGTTCCGGGGGATGCGGCGAAGGGCGCTGCGGCCGTGCGCGCCGCCCTCGCCTCCGGCGGTGGTACGGGGACCGGCGCGGCCGAGGCTGCGGACACGCGCGCCGCGCGAAGCACCGGCTCCGCCGAAGCGGGCGGCACCGGCACCCTGTTCGGCGAAGCCGGGGCGCTCGCGCCCGGCCGGGCCCCCGCCTTGGCGGGGCGCGTCCCGGCCCCCGCGGCCGGATCGGGCTCGGCCGTCGAAGACGCCGCGCCGGAGGCAGGCCGCACCCGCACCACCGCCGGAAGCCAGGGCTGGGGTCCCGACATGGGCACCCCCGCCACCTTCGTGCTGCTGCGCCACGGCGAGACGGCCCTCACCCCGCAGAAGCGCTTCTCCGGCAGCGGGGGCAGCGACCCCGAGCTGTCCCCGGCCGGGCGGCGCCAGGCGTCGGCCGTGGCCGAGGCGCTGGCCGCCCGCGGCACCGTGCAGACGGTCATCAGCTCCCCGCTGCGCCGCTGCCGCGAGACCGCCCAGGCCGTCGCCGACCGCCTCGGCCTGACGGTGACGGTCGAAGAGGGCCTGCGCGAGGTGGACTTCGGGGCCTGGGAGGGTCTGACCTTCGCCGAGGTGCGGGAGCGGTTCCCCGACGACCTCCAGGCGTGGCTGGACTCCCCGCGGGCGGCCCCCACGGGCGGCGGCGAGAGCTTCACGACCGCCACCCGCCGGATCTCGGCGACCCGCGACCGGCTGCTCGCCGAGCACGCGGGCCGCACGGTCCTGCTGGTCTCGCACGTGACCCCGGTCAAGATCCTGGTCCGTCTCGCCCTGGGCGCCCCGCCGGAGTCGCTGTTCCGCATGGAACTGTCGGCGGCTTCCCTGTCGGCGGTGGCGTACTACGCGGACGGCAACGCCTCGGTGCGGCTGCTGAACGACACGTCCCACCTGCGGTAG